A genomic segment from Corylus avellana chromosome ca5, CavTom2PMs-1.0 encodes:
- the LOC132182941 gene encoding cytochrome P450 89A2-like codes for MELWLIILLSLSACFSIKTLFTLLFSSKTTKKNEFPPGPPSLPIIGHLHLLPKSTIELRSLLSNLSQKYGHIMTLLVGSKPLVFITSYPIAHQALVKNSAIFANRPPLVPVSYVLSNKRKDIGGSPYGLTWRVLRRNLMSEALHPSSLKSFSFVRNRSMETLVNSFKQCSKQEGEAVQLFEHLHRAVFSLFILMTYGDIGEDAIREVEHIQYTFLVSYAKFSVFASWPRLGKLVYRKRWQRYTQFLKRQYDILMPHIRARQKLKQEKGAKEVDLVTYTDTLLDLEISEGAGKLEEADVLSLSSEFINAGADSTATMFHWVMAYLVKHPRIQAKLFGEISRVVEQGAKEVKEEDLQRIPYLKAVILECLRIHPPNTSLVPHTNTEDMELCGYTIPKNTTVLIGTAIIGRDPTVWENPMEFRPERMMSRSSSDDGGEEVGDVSSFKMLPFGAGRRMCPGYKFGSLILEYFVANLVWNFEWKAVDGVDLSEKEEFLVVMKNPVRAQVIPRVK; via the coding sequence ATGGAGTTGTGGCTCATCATCCTCCTATCTCTCTCTGCATGCTTTTCCATAAAAACCCTCTTcactcttctcttctcctccaaaaccacaaaaaagaaTGAGTTCCCACCAGGACCCCCTTCTCTTCCCATAATAGGACACCTCCATTTACTTCCCAAATCAACAATTGAACTTCGTTCCCTCCTCTCTAACCTCTCCCAAAAGTATGGCCACATCATGACACTCCTCGTCGGCTCTAAACCCCTCGTTTTCATAACCTCCTACCCCATTGCCCACCAAGCCCTTGTTAAAAACAGCGCCATCTTTGCAAACCGCCCACCACTTGTCCCCGTCAGCTACGTTCTCAGCAACAAGCGCAAAGATATTGGGGGATCCCCCTACGGCCTTACTTGGCGTGTCCTTCGTCGTAATCTCATGTCCGAAGCTCTCCACCCTTCTAGCTTGAAATCCTTCTCCTTCGTCCGCAACCGATCCATGGAAACATTGGTTAACAGCTTCAAGCAATGTTCCAAGCAAGAGGGCGAGGCCGTACAACTCTTTGAGCACCTCCACCGCGCTGTGTTTTCCTTGTTCATTCTCATGACATATGGCGACATCGGTGAAGATGCAATTCGAGAAGTCGAACACATACAATATACATTTCTTGTCAGCTACGCTAAGTTCAGCGTCTTCGCTTCCTGGCCGAGATTAGGGAAGCTTGTCTATAGAAAGCGCTGGCAAAGGTATACTCAATTTTTAAAGCGTCAATACGACATCCTGATGCCTCATATTAGAGCTCGCCAGAAGTTGAAGCAAGAGAAGGGCGCCAAAGAAGTGGATTTGGTTACATACACGGACACCTTACTGGATTTGGAAATTTCTGAGGGCGCCGGTAAGCTTGAGGAGGCCGATGTACTGAGCTTGAGCTCTGAGTTTATCAACGCAGGTGCCGACTCAACCGCAACGATGTTCCACTGGGTCATGGCGTATTTGGTGAAGCACCCGCGTATTCAAGCCAAGCTTTTTGGTGAAATCAGCCGAGTTGTGGAACAAGGAGCGAAGGAGGTTAAGGAGGAGGATTTGCAGAGGATTCCATATTTGAAAGCGGTGATCCTCGAATGTCTCAGAATTCACCCTCCAAACACCTCCTTAGTTCCACACACAAACACAGAAGATATGGAGTTATGTGGCTACACTATCCCCAAAAATACAACGGTGCTCATCGGAACAGCAATAATAGGGCGCGATCCAACGGTGTGGGAGAATCCTATGGAGTTTAGGCCTGAAAGGATGATGAGTAGGTCTAGTAGTGATGACGGTGGAGAAGAAGTGGGTGATGTGTCATCGTTTAAGATGTTGCCCTTTGGTGCTGGGAGGAGGATGTGTCCCGGTTACAAATTTGGATCCCTTATTCTAGAGTACTTTGTTGCAAATTTGGTTTGGAATTTTGAGTGGAAAGCTGTGGATGGTGTTGATCTGTCGGAGAAGGAAGAATTCTTGGTAGTTATGAAGAATCCGGTGCGAGCTCAGGTTATCCCAAGAGTCAAGTAG